A stretch of Argiope bruennichi chromosome 10, qqArgBrue1.1, whole genome shotgun sequence DNA encodes these proteins:
- the LOC129988741 gene encoding ADP-ribosylation factor 6, translating to MGKLLSKIFGNKEMRILMLGLDAAGKTTILYKLKLGQSVTTIPTVGFNVETVTYKNVKFNVWDVGGQDKIRPLWRHYYTGTQGLIFVVDCADRDRIDEARQELHRIINDREMRDAIILVFANKQDLNEAMKPHEIQEKLGLTRIRDRNWYVQPSCATTGDGLYEGLTWLTSNHKS from the exons ATGGGGAAGCTTTTATCCAAAATCTTTGGCAACAAGGAGATGAGAATACTGATGTTAGGTCTAGATGCAGCTGGAAAAACAA ctatactttataaattaaaattaggacaATCAGTAACAACTATACCTACTGTTGGTTTTAATGTAGAAACTGTTACTTACAAAAATGTCAAGTTTAATGTTTGG gatgttgGGGGACAAGACAAAATCCGACCACTATGGAGGCATTATTACACAGGCACTCAAGGGTTAATCTTTGTAGTAGACTGTGCAGACAGAGATAGAATTGACGAAGCCAGACAAGAACTACATAGGATAATCAATGACAGAGAAATGAGAGATGCCATCATCTTAGTGTTTGCCAACAAACAGGACTTGAATGAGG CAATGAAGCCACATGAAATCCAAGAGAAACTTGGACTGACACGTATCCGAGACCGCAACTGGTACGTTCAACCATCTTGTGCCACAACAGGTGATGGACTTTATGAAGGACTCACATGGCTAACTTCCAATCATAAATCTTGA